The Streptomyces bacillaris sequence CGGGATCGCGATGATCAGCACCCAGAAGGTGGAGATCGCCGTCAGCCGGACGTGCTGCCACCAGCGCAGCTGCACGTTGCCGCCGGAGAGGGAGTTCTCCGCGATCGAGTCCAGGTGGATGTTGGTGATCCAGACGTACGTGACCACCAGGATGGCCACCAGGACCAGGGGGAGGACGATCAGTTTCCGCCAGGTGATCCTGCGGGCCGGAGCGGGCGGGGCGGGGGAGGGGTCGCTCTCCTCGTCGTGGAACGCGTGGCCCTTGACGTCGTGCTCGCCCGGCGGCCGGGTCGGAGTGGCCGGGCCCTTGCCCGAGCCCGACTGGTGGCTGGGGCTCATGCTCCGCCGCCACCTCCCTCCAGCTCCTGCTGGGTCTGGTGGACCCGCTGCTCCTCCAGCTCGTGCTGGTGCTCGATGGCGGTCAGCCGGTCGGCCTCCAGCAGCTCCTGCACGTTGTCCATCAGCGTCTTCATGTCGACGACCCCGATGAACTCCCCGCGCCGCCCGGTCACCGCCACCCGGCCCCCGCTGTCCGTCAGCACCGCCTCCAGCGCGTCGTGCAGCGTGGCGTCCCGGGTCACCGTGTCGTGCACCAGCTGCCCGGCCCGCGCCAGCGAACCGCGCGCCCGCATCAGGTCGCCGCGCCGCAGCCACTTGTACGGGCGGTTGCGGCGGTCCAGCATCAGCAGCTCGTTGTGCGGGCCGTTCCGCAGCTTGTTGAAGATCGTCTGGAGCGGGTCCTCGACCGTCACCGTCGGGAAGTCCGCGATGCCCACATCCCGTACACGGGTGAGGTTGAGGCGCTTGAGGGCCGCGCCCGCGCCGACGAAACCGGAGACGAAGTCGTCCGTCGGGTTGGTGAGGATCGCCTCGGGGGTGTCGAACTGCGCGATGTGCGACCGCTCCCGCAGCACCGCGATCCGGTCGCCCAGCTTGATCGCCTCGTCGAAGTCGTGGGTGACGAACACGATCGTCTTGTGCAGCTCGTGCTGGAGCCGGATCAGCTCGTCCTGGAGGTGGTCGCGGGTGATCGGGTCGACCGCCCCGAACGGCTCGTCCATGAGGAGGACGGGCGGGTCCGCCGCCAGCGCCCGTGCCACGCCCACGCGTTGCTGCTGCCCGCCGGAGAGCTGGCGCGGATAGCGGCCGTGGAACTCGCGCGGGTCCAGCCCCACCAGGTCGAGCATCTCCTCCACCCGGTCCTTCACCCGGGACTTGGACCAGCCGACCATCTTCGGGACCAGCGCGATGTTGTCCGCGACCGTCATGTGCGGGAAGAGGCCGGAGGACTGGATCGCGTACCCGATCTTGCGGCGCAGCTTCACCGGGTCGATGTCCGTGACGTCCTCGTCGCCGATCCTGATCCGGCCCGAGGTCGGCTCGATCAGCCGGTTGATCATCTTCAGCGTGGTGGACTTCCCGCAGCCGGACGGGCCGACGAAGATCACGGTCTCACCGGCCTTGATCTCCATCGAGACGTTGTCGACGGCCGGGTTCGGGTTGCCCGGGTACTTCTTGGTCAGGTTCTCCAGCTGGATCGTGGCCCCGGAGGTGGCGGTGCTCTCCCTCGGCGGAACGGTCTCGGTCTCAGGCACGGATCCCCCTCGGGATGGTCAGCCGTCCCAGCAGGACGTACGCGGCGTCGAAGAGCAGGGCGAGCACGACGATGCCGAGCGTGCCCGCCAGGACCTGGTTGATGGCGTTGGCGCTGCCCAGCGAGGCGATGCCCCGGAAGATCTCGTTGCCGAGGCCGGGCCCGGAGGCGTACGCGGCGATGGCGGCGATCCCCATCAGCATCTGGGTGGAGACCCGGATACCGGTCAGGATCGGCGGCCAGGCGAGCGGCAGCTCCACCCGGCAGAGCCGGGCCGTCCGGGACATCCCGAT is a genomic window containing:
- a CDS encoding betaine/proline/choline family ABC transporter ATP-binding protein (Members of the family are the ATP-binding subunit of ABC transporters for substrates such as betaine, L-proline or other amino acids, choline, carnitine, etc. The substrate specificity is best determined from the substrate-binding subunit, rather than this subunit, as it interacts with the permease subunit and not with substrate directly.) is translated as MPETETVPPRESTATSGATIQLENLTKKYPGNPNPAVDNVSMEIKAGETVIFVGPSGCGKSTTLKMINRLIEPTSGRIRIGDEDVTDIDPVKLRRKIGYAIQSSGLFPHMTVADNIALVPKMVGWSKSRVKDRVEEMLDLVGLDPREFHGRYPRQLSGGQQQRVGVARALAADPPVLLMDEPFGAVDPITRDHLQDELIRLQHELHKTIVFVTHDFDEAIKLGDRIAVLRERSHIAQFDTPEAILTNPTDDFVSGFVGAGAALKRLNLTRVRDVGIADFPTVTVEDPLQTIFNKLRNGPHNELLMLDRRNRPYKWLRRGDLMRARGSLARAGQLVHDTVTRDATLHDALEAVLTDSGGRVAVTGRRGEFIGVVDMKTLMDNVQELLEADRLTAIEHQHELEEQRVHQTQQELEGGGGGA